The following coding sequences lie in one Burkholderia cepacia genomic window:
- a CDS encoding TetR/AcrR family transcriptional regulator translates to MKDKPAQGPRGLDKEAIVAAALTLLEDVGEAAFSVRKLAQSVGCDPMSVLYHFKSKEGLSRAIANALSRSLVPVDPSLPWRERLRDLARQYRALALRYPAAFALLQRHMSTGPADLAHIEAVHRALADAGIPRAALPAVCVGWYASVIGLAAAEAGGLTRPANDVELAEMEALSDTEHPLVRSAAPLYAQLDPAAVHDTMVDVLLDGIAKQAPTA, encoded by the coding sequence ATGAAAGACAAACCCGCCCAGGGCCCGCGCGGCCTCGACAAGGAGGCCATCGTCGCGGCCGCGCTCACGCTGCTCGAAGACGTCGGCGAAGCCGCGTTCAGCGTGCGCAAGCTCGCGCAGTCGGTCGGCTGCGACCCGATGAGCGTGCTGTACCACTTCAAGTCGAAGGAAGGCCTGAGCCGCGCGATCGCGAACGCGCTGTCGCGCTCGCTCGTGCCGGTCGACCCGTCGCTGCCGTGGCGCGAGCGGCTGCGCGACCTCGCGCGGCAGTACCGCGCGCTCGCGCTGCGCTACCCGGCCGCGTTCGCACTCCTGCAGCGCCACATGAGCACCGGGCCGGCCGATCTCGCGCACATCGAGGCCGTGCATCGCGCGCTGGCCGACGCCGGCATCCCGCGCGCGGCGCTGCCGGCGGTATGCGTCGGCTGGTATGCGAGCGTGATCGGGCTTGCCGCCGCAGAGGCCGGAGGCCTTACGCGGCCAGCGAACGATGTCGAGCTCGCGGAAATGGAAGCGCTGTCGGATACCGAGCATCCGCTCGTCAGGTCGGCCGCCCCGCTCTACGCGCAGCTCGATCCGGCGGCCGTGCACGACACGATGGTCGACGTGCTGCTCGACGGCATCGCGAAGCAGGCGCCCACGGCCTGA
- a CDS encoding GntP family permease, whose amino-acid sequence MGAVQGSMLLVFTLIAIAALILMIARFKIYPFLVLIIVSLGLGLVVGMPMDKIVKSFEAGTGGTLGHIAIVVGLGTMLGKMMAESGGAERIATTLIDWFGEKNIHWAMMFVAIIVGLPVFFEVGFVLLIPIAFNVAKRTGKSLLVVGLPMVAGLSVVHGLIPPHPAALLAVQQYGADIGKTIAFGLLVGVPTAIIAGPLFALTISKFVKLPENNPLAAQFVDSRTDGSKRELPSFGITLFTILLPVALMLVGSWADLLFTPKSLPNNLLRFAGNSDVALLIAVLVSFFTFGKLQGFNRDQIQKFCSECLAPIAGITLIVGAGGGFGGVLRDSGISQQIVETAKHAHLSPLLLGWFVAALMRLATGSATVAMTTACGIVAPIAAAAGTTVSPELLVLATGSGSLIFSHVNDGGFWLIKEYFGMTVGQTFKTWSLLETIISVLGLGFTLLLSMVL is encoded by the coding sequence ATGGGGGCTGTTCAAGGCAGCATGCTGCTCGTATTCACGCTGATCGCGATTGCCGCGCTGATCCTGATGATCGCGCGCTTCAAGATCTACCCGTTCCTGGTGCTGATCATCGTTTCGCTCGGCCTCGGTCTCGTCGTCGGCATGCCGATGGACAAGATCGTCAAGTCGTTCGAGGCGGGCACCGGCGGCACGCTCGGCCACATTGCGATCGTCGTCGGCCTCGGCACGATGCTCGGCAAGATGATGGCCGAATCGGGCGGCGCCGAACGGATCGCGACCACGCTGATCGACTGGTTCGGTGAAAAGAACATCCACTGGGCGATGATGTTCGTCGCGATCATCGTCGGCCTGCCGGTGTTCTTCGAAGTCGGCTTCGTGCTGCTGATCCCGATCGCGTTCAACGTCGCGAAGCGCACCGGCAAGTCGCTGCTCGTCGTCGGCCTGCCGATGGTGGCCGGCCTGTCCGTCGTGCACGGGCTGATCCCGCCGCACCCGGCCGCGCTGCTGGCCGTCCAGCAATACGGCGCCGATATCGGCAAGACGATCGCGTTTGGCCTGCTCGTCGGCGTGCCGACCGCGATCATCGCGGGCCCGCTGTTCGCGCTGACGATCTCGAAGTTCGTGAAGCTGCCGGAAAACAACCCGCTTGCCGCGCAATTCGTCGATTCGCGCACGGATGGCAGCAAGCGCGAACTGCCGAGCTTCGGCATCACGCTGTTCACGATCCTGCTGCCCGTCGCGCTGATGCTCGTCGGCAGCTGGGCCGACCTGCTGTTCACGCCGAAGTCGCTGCCGAACAACCTGCTGCGCTTCGCCGGCAACTCGGATGTCGCGCTGCTGATCGCCGTGCTCGTGAGCTTCTTCACGTTCGGCAAGCTGCAGGGCTTCAACCGCGACCAGATCCAGAAGTTCTGCAGCGAGTGCCTGGCACCGATCGCCGGGATCACGCTGATCGTCGGCGCGGGCGGCGGCTTCGGCGGCGTCCTGCGCGACAGCGGGATCTCGCAGCAGATCGTCGAGACCGCGAAGCACGCGCATCTGTCGCCGCTGCTGCTCGGCTGGTTCGTCGCGGCGCTGATGCGTCTCGCGACGGGTTCGGCGACGGTCGCGATGACGACGGCCTGCGGCATCGTCGCGCCGATCGCGGCGGCGGCCGGCACGACGGTCAGCCCGGAGCTGCTGGTGCTCGCCACGGGCTCGGGCTCGCTGATCTTCTCGCACGTGAACGACGGCGGCTTCTGGCTGATCAAGGAATACTTCGGGATGACGGTCGGTCAGACGTTCAAGACCTGGTCGTTGCTCGAAACCATCATCTCGGTGCTTGGCCTGGGCTTCACGCTGCTGCTGAGCATGGTTCTGTAA
- a CDS encoding glutamate-5-semialdehyde dehydrogenase, with the protein MDIDQYMTDLGRRARHASRAMARASTAAKNAALDAVARAIERDAQVLKDANARDVARAREKGLDAAFVDRLTLSDKALKTMVEGLRQVASLADPIGEIGNLKYRPSGIQVGQMRVPLGVIGIIYESRPNVTIDAAALCLKSGNATILRGGSEALESNAALAKLIGEGLEAAGLPQDAVQVVATADRAAVGKLITMTEYVDVIVPRGGKSLIERLINEARVPMIKHLDGICHVYVDDRADLAKALTVCDNAKTHRYGTCNTMETLLVSSGIAAALLPPLGKLYRDKQVELRVDAAARAVLADAGVGPLVDATEEDWHTEYLAPVLAIKVVDGLDAAIEHINHYGSHHTDAIVTEDHDRAMRFLREVDSASVMVNASTRFADGFEFGLGAEIGISNDKLHARGPVGLEGLTSLKYVVLGHGEGRQ; encoded by the coding sequence ATGGATATCGATCAGTACATGACCGACCTGGGCCGCCGCGCCCGGCACGCTTCCCGCGCGATGGCGCGCGCCAGCACGGCCGCGAAGAACGCGGCGCTCGACGCGGTGGCTCGCGCGATCGAACGCGACGCGCAGGTGCTGAAGGACGCGAATGCGCGCGACGTCGCCCGCGCCCGTGAAAAGGGGCTCGATGCAGCGTTCGTCGATCGCCTGACGCTGTCGGACAAGGCGCTGAAGACGATGGTCGAAGGGCTGCGCCAGGTCGCGTCGCTGGCCGATCCGATCGGCGAGATCGGCAACCTCAAGTACCGCCCGAGCGGCATCCAGGTCGGCCAGATGCGTGTGCCGCTCGGCGTGATCGGCATCATCTACGAGTCGCGCCCGAACGTGACGATCGACGCGGCCGCGCTGTGCCTGAAGTCGGGTAACGCGACGATCCTGCGCGGCGGCTCGGAAGCGCTCGAATCGAATGCGGCGCTCGCGAAGCTGATCGGCGAGGGGCTCGAGGCGGCCGGCCTGCCGCAGGACGCGGTGCAGGTCGTCGCGACGGCCGATCGCGCGGCGGTCGGCAAGCTGATCACGATGACCGAATACGTCGACGTGATCGTGCCGCGCGGCGGCAAGAGCCTGATCGAGCGCCTGATCAACGAGGCACGCGTGCCGATGATCAAGCACCTCGACGGCATCTGCCACGTGTACGTCGACGATCGCGCCGATCTCGCCAAGGCGCTGACCGTCTGCGACAACGCGAAGACGCATCGCTACGGCACCTGCAACACGATGGAGACGCTGCTGGTCTCGAGCGGCATCGCGGCCGCGCTGCTGCCGCCGCTCGGCAAGCTGTATCGCGACAAGCAGGTCGAACTGCGCGTCGATGCTGCGGCGCGCGCGGTACTCGCCGATGCGGGCGTCGGCCCGCTCGTCGATGCGACCGAGGAAGACTGGCACACCGAATATCTCGCGCCGGTGCTCGCGATCAAGGTCGTCGACGGCCTCGACGCCGCGATCGAGCACATCAACCATTACGGCTCGCATCACACCGATGCGATCGTCACCGAGGATCACGACCGCGCGATGCGTTTCCTGCGCGAAGTCGATTCGGCGAGCGTGATGGTCAACGCGTCGACGCGCTTCGCGGACGGCTTCGAATTCGGCCTCGGCGCGGAAATCGGCATCTCGAACGACAAGCTGCACGCACGCGGCCCCGTCGGCCTGGAAGGGCTGACGTCGCTGAAGTACGTCGTGCTCGGACACGGCGAAGGCCGCCAGTAA
- a CDS encoding MurR/RpiR family transcriptional regulator, which yields MLPRIEAIRADLRPSERKLADYILAAPREVLDLAMTELSTRAGVSQPTIARFCQALGCSGFREFKIRLAQSVAPGVSSVYRDVEPDEPAPGIIGKVFDRTIGALIEVRNSLSAGSVADAIALLSNASRIEFYGAGGSGIAAQDIQHKFFRLGVPSVAYSDPHTFSMSSALLGPHDVVVAISNTGRTRDIVDAARSALACGAKVVAITQSHSPLAKLATVSLASNVAEETDVFSPMTSRMSHLAIGDILAVGVALSRGPALMERVGRAKEAITRRRIDDGTKD from the coding sequence ATGCTGCCTCGCATTGAAGCGATCCGCGCCGACCTGCGCCCGTCCGAGCGCAAGCTCGCCGACTACATCCTCGCCGCACCGCGCGAGGTGCTCGACCTCGCGATGACCGAGCTGTCGACGCGCGCGGGCGTCAGCCAGCCGACGATCGCGCGCTTCTGCCAGGCGCTCGGTTGCAGCGGCTTTCGCGAATTCAAGATCCGGCTTGCGCAGAGCGTCGCGCCGGGCGTGTCGTCGGTCTACCGCGACGTCGAGCCCGACGAACCGGCGCCCGGCATCATCGGCAAGGTGTTCGACCGCACGATCGGCGCACTGATCGAGGTGCGCAACAGCCTGTCCGCGGGCAGTGTCGCCGATGCGATCGCCCTGCTCTCGAACGCGTCGCGCATCGAGTTCTACGGCGCCGGCGGCTCGGGCATCGCCGCGCAGGACATCCAGCACAAGTTCTTCCGGCTCGGCGTGCCGAGTGTCGCGTATTCGGACCCGCACACGTTCTCGATGTCGTCGGCGCTGCTTGGGCCCCACGACGTCGTCGTCGCAATCTCGAACACCGGCCGCACGCGCGACATCGTCGACGCCGCGCGCTCCGCGCTCGCGTGCGGCGCGAAAGTCGTCGCGATCACGCAAAGCCATTCGCCGCTCGCGAAGCTCGCAACCGTGAGCCTCGCGTCGAACGTTGCCGAGGAAACGGACGTGTTCTCGCCGATGACGTCGCGGATGTCGCATCTCGCGATCGGCGACATCCTCGCGGTCGGCGTCGCGCTGTCGCGCGGCCCCGCGCTGATGGAACGGGTCGGGCGCGCGAAGGAAGCGATCACGCGCCGCCGGATCGACGACGGCACGAAGGATTGA
- the eda gene encoding bifunctional 4-hydroxy-2-oxoglutarate aldolase/2-dehydro-3-deoxy-phosphogluconate aldolase — protein MKTIAEIVKLGPVIPVLAFDSVEQGENVSRALHAGGVKVLEITLRTPAGLEAIQRASQLADDIVVGVGTITKPEHCAQAKRAGAKFGVSPGLTKELHLASLDAGLPLLPGVMTPSDIIQALEFGYEIVKFFPAQQAGGVPMLQAFHGPFPALKFCPTGGITVDTAPNFLKLPNVVCVGGSWLTPKAALAAQDWAEVTRLAQAASQLPR, from the coding sequence ATGAAGACGATTGCTGAAATCGTGAAGCTGGGCCCGGTCATTCCGGTGCTCGCATTCGACTCGGTCGAGCAGGGCGAAAACGTGTCGCGTGCGTTGCACGCGGGCGGCGTGAAGGTGCTCGAGATCACGCTGCGCACGCCGGCCGGACTGGAGGCGATCCAGCGCGCGAGCCAGCTCGCGGACGACATCGTCGTCGGCGTCGGCACGATCACGAAGCCCGAGCACTGCGCGCAGGCGAAGCGCGCGGGCGCGAAGTTCGGCGTGTCGCCGGGCCTGACGAAGGAGCTGCACCTCGCGTCGCTCGACGCGGGCCTGCCGCTGCTGCCGGGCGTGATGACGCCGAGCGACATCATCCAGGCGCTCGAATTCGGCTACGAGATCGTGAAGTTCTTCCCCGCGCAGCAGGCGGGCGGCGTGCCGATGCTGCAGGCGTTCCACGGCCCGTTCCCGGCGCTGAAGTTCTGCCCGACCGGCGGCATCACGGTCGACACCGCGCCGAATTTCCTGAAACTGCCGAACGTCGTGTGCGTCGGCGGCTCGTGGCTCACGCCGAAGGCCGCGCTCGCCGCGCAGGACTGGGCCGAAGTCACGCGCCTCGCGCAAGCCGCGAGCCAGCTTCCCCGCTAA
- a CDS encoding CopD family protein has product MAMLWVKTFHIVLIAAWFAGLFYLPRIYVNLAMETDPAAVRRLLLMARKLFRFMTMIAVPALACGLWLWLVIGIGQGQGWIHAKVTVVLLLIVYHAYCGHLLRVFERGENKRTDKWYRVFNELPVLGMLAAVALVVIKPF; this is encoded by the coding sequence ATGGCAATGCTCTGGGTCAAGACGTTCCATATCGTTCTGATCGCCGCGTGGTTCGCGGGGCTCTTCTACCTGCCGCGCATCTACGTGAACCTGGCCATGGAGACCGATCCGGCCGCGGTACGCCGTCTGCTGCTGATGGCGCGCAAGCTGTTTCGCTTCATGACGATGATCGCGGTGCCGGCGCTGGCCTGCGGGCTGTGGCTCTGGCTCGTGATCGGCATCGGGCAGGGGCAGGGCTGGATCCATGCGAAGGTGACGGTCGTGCTGCTGCTCATCGTCTATCACGCCTATTGCGGGCACCTGTTGCGGGTGTTCGAGCGTGGCGAAAACAAGCGCACCGACAAGTGGTATCGCGTGTTCAACGAGCTGCCGGTGCTCGGCATGCTCGCGGCGGTCGCGCTGGTCGTGATCAAGCCGTTCTGA
- a CDS encoding NAD(P)/FAD-dependent oxidoreductase, translated as MTFNNQPLIQGESRFEQTQLNIEKDNWNWCDPARYDGERPANWYEASLSRHGNTAPLAHDAVCDVLVIGAGLLGASAALHLAEAGVDTILVDKHHVGSAASGRNGGQLTPGLARWEAADMIDHLSHDDAKRLWRFASTESMDLIDAIGARYALELDRKRGHITAAVHPGHMSALLDGADARRHLGDAGVTLVGRHQLHDDYVRSGLYHGAAIDAIGGQIHPLALVRGLVHGFRLNGGALFEGTEVLELDETPAGVVATTPGGTITARKGVVLALHNTTFRLLDDGAATTVPFFTYVSVTAPLDVDVATLMPAGMPVYDTQFQIDYYRPVRGNRLLFGGQGTGTCWAQPDVNAYLLTRLNTVFPQVDGSFALDYCWSGVSDFTLNGATDSRKTDGRVPMYMVQGWSGHGVAQTVRIGKAICDDFVGRNDDFSMLTGIDHRAIPLGRQLSPIAIPAAKAAMSVMSALNPGRMISF; from the coding sequence ATGACTTTCAACAATCAACCCCTGATCCAGGGCGAATCGCGTTTCGAACAAACGCAACTGAACATCGAAAAAGACAACTGGAACTGGTGCGATCCGGCCCGCTACGACGGCGAGCGCCCGGCGAACTGGTACGAGGCGTCGTTATCGCGCCATGGAAACACCGCGCCGCTCGCGCACGATGCCGTGTGCGACGTGCTCGTGATCGGCGCGGGGCTGCTCGGCGCATCGGCCGCGCTGCATCTCGCGGAAGCGGGCGTCGACACGATCCTCGTCGACAAGCACCACGTCGGCTCGGCCGCGTCGGGCCGCAACGGCGGGCAACTGACGCCCGGCCTCGCGCGCTGGGAAGCGGCCGACATGATCGACCACCTGTCGCACGACGACGCGAAACGGCTGTGGCGCTTCGCGTCGACCGAGTCGATGGACCTGATCGATGCGATCGGCGCACGTTACGCGCTCGAACTCGACCGCAAGCGCGGCCACATCACGGCGGCGGTTCACCCGGGCCACATGAGCGCACTGCTCGACGGCGCGGATGCGCGCCGCCATCTCGGCGACGCGGGCGTGACGCTCGTCGGCCGCCACCAGTTGCATGACGACTACGTGCGCTCGGGGCTTTACCACGGCGCGGCGATCGATGCGATCGGCGGGCAGATCCATCCGCTCGCGCTGGTGCGCGGCCTCGTGCACGGTTTCCGGTTGAACGGCGGCGCGCTGTTCGAGGGCACCGAGGTGCTCGAGCTCGACGAGACGCCCGCGGGCGTCGTCGCGACGACGCCGGGCGGCACCATCACCGCGCGCAAGGGTGTCGTGCTCGCGCTGCACAACACGACGTTCCGGCTGCTCGACGACGGTGCGGCAACCACGGTGCCGTTCTTCACGTACGTGAGCGTGACGGCGCCGCTCGATGTCGATGTCGCGACGCTGATGCCGGCCGGCATGCCCGTGTACGACACGCAGTTCCAGATCGACTACTACCGGCCGGTGCGCGGCAACCGCCTGCTGTTCGGCGGGCAGGGCACCGGCACCTGCTGGGCGCAGCCCGACGTCAACGCGTATCTGCTGACCCGGCTGAACACGGTGTTTCCGCAGGTCGACGGCAGCTTCGCGCTCGACTACTGCTGGAGCGGCGTCAGCGATTTCACGCTGAACGGCGCCACCGACAGCCGCAAGACCGACGGCCGCGTGCCGATGTACATGGTGCAAGGCTGGAGCGGCCATGGCGTCGCGCAGACGGTGCGGATCGGCAAGGCGATCTGCGACGATTTCGTCGGCCGAAATGACGACTTCTCGATGCTCACGGGCATCGATCACCGTGCGATTCCGCTCGGCCGGCAGTTGTCGCCGATCGCGATTCCGGCCGCGAAGGCCGCGATGAGCGTGATGAGCGCGCTCAACCCGGGGCGGATGATTTCGTTCTGA
- the edd gene encoding phosphogluconate dehydratase — protein sequence MTSLHPTLAKVTERVIARSQSTRSAYLQRIDGAQGKFPARGALSCANLAHGFAGLEGNDKFSIKAIREPNIGIVSSYNEMLSAHAPYKDFPEIIKAAARENGGVAQFAGGVPAMCDGVTQGNPGMELSLFSREAIAMGTAIALTHNMFDAALCLGICDKIVPGLLIGALQFGHLPTIFVPAGPMTSGLSNDDKAKIRQQFATGQVGRDALLEAESAAYHGHGTCTFYGTANSNQMLMELMGLHLPGSAFVHPHTPLRTALTAEAARRVLDLTVERGHYTPIGHVIDEKAIVNGIVALLATGGSTNHTLHLVAIARAAGILIDWNDFDELSAVVPLLAKIYPNGKADVNHFHAAGGVAFLVRNLLEGGLLHEDVTTVAGKGLSHYTKEPKLIDGKLTWVDGTAESHDTKVLRGIRDPFQPDGGLRLMQGRLGRGVIKISAVAPEHRKVTAPAIVFDSQEAVQEAFDRGELKRDFVAVVRFQGARANGMPELHRLTPLLGVLQDQGFHVALVTDGRMSGASGKVPAVIHVSPEALLAGPLGKVKTGDTLVIDAEAGVLDIEVDDAEWHARPVAQPLHQAENEVGFGRELFGVFRAAAAPAEQGASVFGALVGETAVHVAA from the coding sequence ATGACGTCGCTGCACCCCACTCTGGCGAAGGTCACCGAACGCGTGATCGCCCGCAGCCAATCGACCCGTTCCGCCTATCTGCAGCGCATCGACGGCGCGCAGGGCAAGTTCCCGGCGCGCGGCGCGTTGTCATGCGCGAACCTCGCGCACGGCTTCGCGGGCCTCGAGGGCAACGACAAGTTCTCGATCAAGGCGATCCGCGAGCCGAACATCGGCATCGTGTCCTCGTACAACGAGATGCTGTCCGCGCATGCGCCGTACAAGGATTTCCCCGAGATCATCAAGGCGGCCGCGCGCGAGAACGGCGGGGTCGCGCAGTTCGCGGGCGGCGTGCCGGCGATGTGCGACGGCGTCACGCAGGGCAACCCGGGGATGGAGTTGTCGCTGTTCTCGCGCGAAGCGATCGCGATGGGCACGGCGATCGCGCTCACGCACAACATGTTCGACGCGGCGCTCTGCCTCGGCATCTGCGACAAGATCGTGCCGGGCCTCCTGATCGGCGCGCTGCAGTTCGGCCACCTGCCGACGATCTTCGTGCCGGCCGGCCCGATGACGAGCGGCCTGTCGAACGACGACAAGGCGAAGATCCGCCAGCAGTTCGCGACCGGCCAGGTCGGCCGCGACGCGCTGCTCGAAGCCGAATCGGCCGCGTATCACGGCCACGGCACCTGCACGTTCTACGGCACCGCGAACAGCAACCAGATGCTGATGGAACTGATGGGGTTGCACCTGCCGGGCTCGGCATTCGTTCATCCGCACACGCCGCTGCGCACCGCGCTCACGGCCGAGGCCGCGCGCCGCGTGCTCGACCTGACCGTCGAGCGCGGCCACTACACACCGATCGGCCATGTGATCGACGAGAAGGCGATCGTCAACGGGATCGTCGCGCTGCTCGCGACGGGCGGCTCGACCAACCACACGCTGCACCTCGTCGCGATCGCGCGCGCGGCCGGCATCCTGATCGACTGGAACGACTTCGACGAGCTGTCGGCCGTCGTGCCGCTGCTCGCGAAGATCTACCCGAACGGCAAGGCCGACGTGAACCACTTCCACGCGGCCGGCGGCGTCGCGTTCCTGGTGCGCAACCTGCTCGAAGGCGGGCTGCTGCACGAGGACGTGACGACGGTCGCCGGCAAGGGTCTGTCGCACTACACGAAGGAGCCGAAGCTGATCGACGGCAAGCTGACGTGGGTCGACGGCACGGCCGAGAGCCACGACACGAAGGTGCTGCGCGGCATTCGCGACCCGTTCCAGCCGGACGGCGGCCTGCGCCTGATGCAGGGCCGGCTCGGCCGCGGCGTGATCAAGATTTCGGCGGTTGCGCCCGAGCACCGCAAGGTGACGGCGCCCGCGATCGTGTTCGATTCGCAGGAAGCCGTGCAGGAAGCGTTCGATCGCGGCGAGCTGAAGCGCGATTTCGTCGCGGTCGTGCGCTTCCAGGGCGCGCGCGCGAACGGGATGCCCGAGCTGCACCGTTTGACGCCGCTGCTCGGCGTGCTGCAGGATCAGGGCTTCCACGTCGCGCTGGTCACCGACGGCCGCATGTCGGGTGCGTCGGGCAAGGTGCCGGCCGTGATCCACGTGTCGCCGGAAGCCTTGCTGGCCGGCCCGCTCGGCAAGGTGAAGACGGGCGATACGCTCGTGATCGACGCGGAAGCCGGCGTGCTCGACATCGAGGTCGACGACGCCGAGTGGCACGCGCGCCCGGTCGCGCAGCCGCTGCATCAGGCCGAAAACGAGGTCGGTTTCGGGCGCGAATTGTTCGGCGTGTTCCGCGCGGCGGCGGCACCGGCCGAGCAGGGCGCATCGGTTTTTGGCGCGCTGGTCGGCGAAACGGCCGTCCACGTCGCCGCATGA
- a CDS encoding gluconokinase: MILIAMGVSGAGKSLIGEMLAERLSCSYTDGDAFHSAANKEKMHHGIPLTDDDRWPWLRTIREAIEEKQRAGETAVFTCSSLKRSYRDVLRGSDTDVRFVYLKGSFEVLHERLKSRTGHFFDPSLLKSQLDTLEEPGPDEAIEVSIELTPEQIVDQVMLKIGIAQQH, encoded by the coding sequence ATGATTCTGATCGCAATGGGCGTGTCGGGCGCGGGCAAGTCGCTGATTGGCGAAATGCTGGCGGAACGCCTGTCGTGCAGCTATACCGACGGCGACGCGTTTCACAGCGCGGCGAACAAGGAGAAGATGCATCACGGCATTCCGCTGACCGACGACGACCGCTGGCCGTGGCTGCGCACGATCCGCGAGGCCATCGAGGAAAAGCAGCGCGCCGGCGAGACGGCCGTGTTCACGTGCTCGTCGCTGAAGCGGTCGTACCGCGACGTGCTGCGCGGGTCCGACACCGACGTGCGGTTCGTGTATCTGAAGGGTTCGTTCGAGGTGTTGCACGAGCGCCTGAAGAGCCGCACCGGCCATTTCTTCGATCCGTCGCTGCTGAAAAGCCAGCTTGACACGCTCGAGGAGCCGGGCCCGGACGAAGCGATCGAGGTCAGCATCGAGCTGACGCCCGAACAGATCGTCGATCAGGTCATGCTGAAGATCGGCATCGCGCAGCAGCACTGA